The following are from one region of the Coffea eugenioides isolate CCC68of chromosome 2, Ceug_1.0, whole genome shotgun sequence genome:
- the LOC113763233 gene encoding SAC3 family protein A isoform X2, protein MNQGGTTDTLTTLGTNSVEYPVIDPSQAHASSYYASTGSAPISWTTHGANNYPRENGTVSTSTYHHDQQAELTSRSVQDGLNGAPVVSTSTSGAVNVQHDYNSYSTYQNTDPYGYGNTGYASYYNNYQQQTSQPYQPPVGAYQNSGAPYQPLSSFQNTGSYAGSASYSSTYYNPADYQTAGGYQSGVYSNQTNYWQEGQYATYSSQYPNYTPDSTTLYSSTPSAASSQYAHHYKQWADYYNQTQTEVSCAPGTENVSVSGAPSLSSVPCGYPAANSQASAPYITSWRPESTSSELPAAQSGTLNGGVHDGHWKPAPAVFQNQNLNSVQHVQMPLETSSTYESFQNQQNHAHSQGHNLVYTATHQVPQSYQSSLQTVSQIAPQLDSRRASSKLQIPTNPRIASNLGLGFPKVEKDISASTAASKPAYISVSLTKPNEKVPSEDAAESILKPGMFPKSLCGYVERALARCKGDAQMVASQAVMKEIIMKATADGTLHTRDWDTEPLFPLPNADAANQEHILFSTPISSLPKSRSPSRRSKSRWEPISEEKVADKPPAAAAREPVKYGFWNKQHYTVGKTENKVDNWSNTKFSLPEQKSSNKNSFRPAKKQRLVDGLSAADNGDESSESDKEQTLTAYYSAAVALADSPEERKRRESRSKRFEKGHGNRAEINHFRQKSAGAGNLYTRRASALVHSRNFEDSGTKAVEDIDWDALTVKGTSQEIEKRYLRLTSAPDPVTVRPEEVLEKALLMVQNSEKNYLYKCDQLKSIRQDLTVQHIRNELTVKVYETHARLAIEVGDLPEFNQCQSQLKTLYAEGISGCHLEFAAYNLLCVILHSNNNRDLLSVMSRLSADARKNDAVKHALAVRSAVTSGNYVLFFRLYKTAPNLSTLLMDLYVEKMRYAAVKCMSRSYRPTIPVAYISQVLGFGNVSPTTEASDEKERDGVEECAEWLKAHGACLSNDNAGEMLLDTKVSMSSLYMPEPEDAVSHGDANLAVDDFWARNPV, encoded by the exons ATGAATCAAGGAGGGACTACTGATACTCTAACAACACTGGGCACCAATTCCGTCGAG TATCCAGTCATTGATCCAAGTCAAGCACACGCATCCTCTTACTATGCCTCAACTGGCTCTGCACCAATATCATGGACCACCCATGGGGCAAATAATTATCCTAGGGAGAATGGAACCGTTTCTACTTCCACTTATCATCATGACCAACAAGCAGAATTAACCTCAAGGAGTGTCCAAGATGGATTAAATGGGGCACCTGTTGTATCCACTTCAACTTCTGGGGCAGTAAATGTACAACACGATTACAATAGTTATTCAACCTACCAGAATACAGATCCGTATGGATATGGAAATACAGGATATGCATCTTACTATAATAATTATCAGCAGCAAACAAGTCAACCATATCAACCTCCTGTAGGAGCATACCAAAACTCAGGTGCTCCTTATCAGCCTCTTTCCTCATTTCAGAATACTGGGTCTTATGCTGGGTCTGCAAGTTATTCAAGCACTTACTACAATCCTGCTGATTATCAGACAGCCGGAGGTTATCAGAGTGGTGTTTATAGCAACCAGACCAATTATTGGCAAGAAGGACAGTATGCAACATACTCTTCTCAATATCCCAACTACACCCCAGACTCGACTACATTGTATAGTTCCACTCCTAGTGCTGCATCTTCACAGTATGCACATCATTATAAGCAATGGGCtgactattacaatcaaacaCAAACAGAAGTCAGCTGTGCTCCAGGGACAGAAAATGTTTCTGTTTCTGGTGCACCTAGTCTGAGTTCTGTCCCTTGTGGGTATCCAGCAGCAAATAGTCAAGCCTCTGCACCTTATATTACGTCCTGGAGGCCGGAATCTACATCTTCTGAATTACCTGCGGCACAG TCTGGTACACTGAATGGTGGTGTTCATGATGGGCATTGGAAGCCTGCACCTGCagtttttcaaaatcaaaatttgaattcagtGCAACATGTTCAAATGCCTTTAGAGACAAGTTCCACATATGAAAGCTTCCAGAATCAGCAAAATCACGCACATTCTCAAGGGCATAACTTAGTGTATACAGCTACGCATCAGGTTCCCCAAAGTTATCAGTCATCTTTACAAACTGTTTCACAAATTGCTCCACAGCTTGATTCGCGCAGGGCAAGCAGCAAATTGCAGATTCCTACAAATCCTAGAATTGCTTCAAATTTGGGCTTGGGTTTTCCAAAAGTAGAGAAGGATATTTCTGCAAGCACTGCAGCTTCAAAGCCTGCCTACATTAGTGTTTCACTGACAAAGCCAAATGAGAAAGTGCCATCTGAAGATGCTGCTGAGTCTATACTAAAG CCTGGCATGTTTCCAAAGTCACTGTGTGGTTATGTCGAAAGGGCTTTGGCTCGCTGCAAAGGTGATGCACAAATGGTGGCTTCTCAAGCTGTCATGAAAGAG ATTATCATGAAGGCAACCGCTGATGGTACTCTACATACAAGAGATTGGGATACAGAGCCTCTTTTCCCCCTGCCGAATGCAGATGCTGCTAATCAAGA ACATATACTGTTCTCAACTCCCATTTCTTCATTACCAAAAAGCAGAAGTCCTAGTAGACGATCCAAAAGTAGGTGGGAACCTATATCAGAAGAGAAAGTGGCTGACAAGCCTCCTGCTGCTGCTGCCCGTGAACCTGTAAAATATGGTTTTTGGAACAAACAG CACTATACAGTTGGAAAAACAGAGAACAAGGTGGATAACTGGAGTAATACCAAATTTTCTTTACCAGAACAGAAAAGCTCCAACAAAAATTCTTTCAGGCCAGCTAAGAAGCAACGTCTTGTTGATGGTCTAAGTGCAGCTGATAATGGTGATGAATCAAGTGAGAGTGATAAGGAACAAACTTTAACAGCATATTATTCTGCTGCTGTAGCACTTGCTGATTCACCAGAGGAAAGAAAGAGACGTGAAAGTCGATCAAAACGTTTTGAAAAGGGACATGGAAACCGAGCAGAAATTAATCATTTTAGGCAGAAAAGTGCTGGTGCTGGCAATCTATATACTAGACGAGCTAGTGCATTGGTGCATAGCAGAAACTTTGAGGACAGTGGCACCAAGGCTGTTGAAGATATTGACTGGGATGCTCTTACTGTCAAAGGGACCTCTCAGGAAATTGAGAAACGTTATCTGCGCCTTACTTCGGCTCCTGATCCTGTCACG GTAAGACCAGAAGAGGTCTTGGAAAAAGCCCTGCTTATGGTGCAAAATTCTGAAAAGAATTACCTTTATAAGTGCGATCAGTTAAAATCCATTCGGCAAGACTTGACTGTACAGCATATACGCAATGAGTTAACTGTAAAG GTTTATGAAACTCATGCTCGTTTAGCAATTGAAGTTGGGGATCTGCCAGAGTTTAATCAG TGCCAATCCCAGTTGAAAACGCTTTATGCTGAAGGAATCAGTGGATGCCATTTGGAGTTTGCTGCATACAATTTACTCTGTGTAATCCTGCACTCTAACAATAACAGAGATCTCCTGTCTGTGATGTCAAG ATTATCAGCTGATGCTAGGAAAAATGATGCTGTGAAACACGCTCTTGCAGTTCGTTCAGCAGTGACTTCAGGGAATTATGTTCTGTTTTTCAGGCTATACAAAACAGCTCCCAACCTTAGTACTCTTCTCATGG AtctttatgttgaaaagatgcGATATGCAGCAGTAAAGTGTATG
- the LOC113763233 gene encoding SAC3 family protein A isoform X1, translating into MNQGGTTDTLTTLGTNSVEKYPVIDPSQAHASSYYASTGSAPISWTTHGANNYPRENGTVSTSTYHHDQQAELTSRSVQDGLNGAPVVSTSTSGAVNVQHDYNSYSTYQNTDPYGYGNTGYASYYNNYQQQTSQPYQPPVGAYQNSGAPYQPLSSFQNTGSYAGSASYSSTYYNPADYQTAGGYQSGVYSNQTNYWQEGQYATYSSQYPNYTPDSTTLYSSTPSAASSQYAHHYKQWADYYNQTQTEVSCAPGTENVSVSGAPSLSSVPCGYPAANSQASAPYITSWRPESTSSELPAAQSGTLNGGVHDGHWKPAPAVFQNQNLNSVQHVQMPLETSSTYESFQNQQNHAHSQGHNLVYTATHQVPQSYQSSLQTVSQIAPQLDSRRASSKLQIPTNPRIASNLGLGFPKVEKDISASTAASKPAYISVSLTKPNEKVPSEDAAESILKPGMFPKSLCGYVERALARCKGDAQMVASQAVMKEIIMKATADGTLHTRDWDTEPLFPLPNADAANQEHILFSTPISSLPKSRSPSRRSKSRWEPISEEKVADKPPAAAAREPVKYGFWNKQHYTVGKTENKVDNWSNTKFSLPEQKSSNKNSFRPAKKQRLVDGLSAADNGDESSESDKEQTLTAYYSAAVALADSPEERKRRESRSKRFEKGHGNRAEINHFRQKSAGAGNLYTRRASALVHSRNFEDSGTKAVEDIDWDALTVKGTSQEIEKRYLRLTSAPDPVTVRPEEVLEKALLMVQNSEKNYLYKCDQLKSIRQDLTVQHIRNELTVKVYETHARLAIEVGDLPEFNQCQSQLKTLYAEGISGCHLEFAAYNLLCVILHSNNNRDLLSVMSRLSADARKNDAVKHALAVRSAVTSGNYVLFFRLYKTAPNLSTLLMDLYVEKMRYAAVKCMSRSYRPTIPVAYISQVLGFGNVSPTTEASDEKERDGVEECAEWLKAHGACLSNDNAGEMLLDTKVSMSSLYMPEPEDAVSHGDANLAVDDFWARNPV; encoded by the exons ATGAATCAAGGAGGGACTACTGATACTCTAACAACACTGGGCACCAATTCCGTCGAG AAGTATCCAGTCATTGATCCAAGTCAAGCACACGCATCCTCTTACTATGCCTCAACTGGCTCTGCACCAATATCATGGACCACCCATGGGGCAAATAATTATCCTAGGGAGAATGGAACCGTTTCTACTTCCACTTATCATCATGACCAACAAGCAGAATTAACCTCAAGGAGTGTCCAAGATGGATTAAATGGGGCACCTGTTGTATCCACTTCAACTTCTGGGGCAGTAAATGTACAACACGATTACAATAGTTATTCAACCTACCAGAATACAGATCCGTATGGATATGGAAATACAGGATATGCATCTTACTATAATAATTATCAGCAGCAAACAAGTCAACCATATCAACCTCCTGTAGGAGCATACCAAAACTCAGGTGCTCCTTATCAGCCTCTTTCCTCATTTCAGAATACTGGGTCTTATGCTGGGTCTGCAAGTTATTCAAGCACTTACTACAATCCTGCTGATTATCAGACAGCCGGAGGTTATCAGAGTGGTGTTTATAGCAACCAGACCAATTATTGGCAAGAAGGACAGTATGCAACATACTCTTCTCAATATCCCAACTACACCCCAGACTCGACTACATTGTATAGTTCCACTCCTAGTGCTGCATCTTCACAGTATGCACATCATTATAAGCAATGGGCtgactattacaatcaaacaCAAACAGAAGTCAGCTGTGCTCCAGGGACAGAAAATGTTTCTGTTTCTGGTGCACCTAGTCTGAGTTCTGTCCCTTGTGGGTATCCAGCAGCAAATAGTCAAGCCTCTGCACCTTATATTACGTCCTGGAGGCCGGAATCTACATCTTCTGAATTACCTGCGGCACAG TCTGGTACACTGAATGGTGGTGTTCATGATGGGCATTGGAAGCCTGCACCTGCagtttttcaaaatcaaaatttgaattcagtGCAACATGTTCAAATGCCTTTAGAGACAAGTTCCACATATGAAAGCTTCCAGAATCAGCAAAATCACGCACATTCTCAAGGGCATAACTTAGTGTATACAGCTACGCATCAGGTTCCCCAAAGTTATCAGTCATCTTTACAAACTGTTTCACAAATTGCTCCACAGCTTGATTCGCGCAGGGCAAGCAGCAAATTGCAGATTCCTACAAATCCTAGAATTGCTTCAAATTTGGGCTTGGGTTTTCCAAAAGTAGAGAAGGATATTTCTGCAAGCACTGCAGCTTCAAAGCCTGCCTACATTAGTGTTTCACTGACAAAGCCAAATGAGAAAGTGCCATCTGAAGATGCTGCTGAGTCTATACTAAAG CCTGGCATGTTTCCAAAGTCACTGTGTGGTTATGTCGAAAGGGCTTTGGCTCGCTGCAAAGGTGATGCACAAATGGTGGCTTCTCAAGCTGTCATGAAAGAG ATTATCATGAAGGCAACCGCTGATGGTACTCTACATACAAGAGATTGGGATACAGAGCCTCTTTTCCCCCTGCCGAATGCAGATGCTGCTAATCAAGA ACATATACTGTTCTCAACTCCCATTTCTTCATTACCAAAAAGCAGAAGTCCTAGTAGACGATCCAAAAGTAGGTGGGAACCTATATCAGAAGAGAAAGTGGCTGACAAGCCTCCTGCTGCTGCTGCCCGTGAACCTGTAAAATATGGTTTTTGGAACAAACAG CACTATACAGTTGGAAAAACAGAGAACAAGGTGGATAACTGGAGTAATACCAAATTTTCTTTACCAGAACAGAAAAGCTCCAACAAAAATTCTTTCAGGCCAGCTAAGAAGCAACGTCTTGTTGATGGTCTAAGTGCAGCTGATAATGGTGATGAATCAAGTGAGAGTGATAAGGAACAAACTTTAACAGCATATTATTCTGCTGCTGTAGCACTTGCTGATTCACCAGAGGAAAGAAAGAGACGTGAAAGTCGATCAAAACGTTTTGAAAAGGGACATGGAAACCGAGCAGAAATTAATCATTTTAGGCAGAAAAGTGCTGGTGCTGGCAATCTATATACTAGACGAGCTAGTGCATTGGTGCATAGCAGAAACTTTGAGGACAGTGGCACCAAGGCTGTTGAAGATATTGACTGGGATGCTCTTACTGTCAAAGGGACCTCTCAGGAAATTGAGAAACGTTATCTGCGCCTTACTTCGGCTCCTGATCCTGTCACG GTAAGACCAGAAGAGGTCTTGGAAAAAGCCCTGCTTATGGTGCAAAATTCTGAAAAGAATTACCTTTATAAGTGCGATCAGTTAAAATCCATTCGGCAAGACTTGACTGTACAGCATATACGCAATGAGTTAACTGTAAAG GTTTATGAAACTCATGCTCGTTTAGCAATTGAAGTTGGGGATCTGCCAGAGTTTAATCAG TGCCAATCCCAGTTGAAAACGCTTTATGCTGAAGGAATCAGTGGATGCCATTTGGAGTTTGCTGCATACAATTTACTCTGTGTAATCCTGCACTCTAACAATAACAGAGATCTCCTGTCTGTGATGTCAAG ATTATCAGCTGATGCTAGGAAAAATGATGCTGTGAAACACGCTCTTGCAGTTCGTTCAGCAGTGACTTCAGGGAATTATGTTCTGTTTTTCAGGCTATACAAAACAGCTCCCAACCTTAGTACTCTTCTCATGG AtctttatgttgaaaagatgcGATATGCAGCAGTAAAGTGTATG